A genomic stretch from Planctomycetota bacterium includes:
- a CDS encoding aminoacyl--tRNA ligase-related protein, producing the protein MIDLKALREDPDRYREGARLKNADPFAVDRALDADKRRVEAQQEHDRLKAEQNAAGKSIGSLPADEKAAAVAKLGELKASVKVADEHMKAAAAEMSEAALLIPLPPDDDVPRGKDDTENVVLRTQGEPTTFDFEPKDHIALCKDLGLADFEAGVRLAGSRSYVLTGLGAKLHRAVLQFSLDLMEGHGFTPAVVPVLVREEALVGTGFFPAGRDSVYTVESDGMHLVGTGEVGLTGLHMNQTLREEDLPLKYTTVSTCFRREAGTYGKDTAGLYRVHQFDKCEQVVVCRADEQESREWHAKMLGYSEEVL; encoded by the coding sequence ATGATCGACCTGAAGGCGCTGCGCGAGGATCCGGACCGCTACCGCGAAGGTGCCCGGCTGAAGAACGCGGACCCCTTTGCCGTCGATCGAGCACTCGATGCCGACAAGCGACGCGTCGAGGCGCAGCAGGAACACGACCGGCTCAAGGCGGAGCAGAACGCCGCCGGCAAGTCGATCGGCAGTCTGCCCGCCGACGAGAAGGCCGCGGCAGTCGCAAAGCTCGGCGAGCTCAAGGCCAGCGTCAAAGTGGCTGACGAGCACATGAAAGCAGCCGCGGCCGAGATGAGTGAAGCGGCCCTGCTGATTCCGCTGCCGCCCGACGACGATGTGCCCCGCGGGAAGGACGACACGGAGAACGTCGTCCTCCGCACCCAGGGCGAGCCGACGACGTTCGATTTCGAGCCCAAGGACCACATCGCCCTCTGCAAAGACCTCGGCCTGGCCGACTTCGAGGCGGGCGTGCGACTGGCGGGGAGCCGGAGCTACGTGCTGACGGGGCTGGGTGCGAAGCTGCACCGGGCGGTGCTGCAGTTTTCGCTCGACCTGATGGAAGGCCACGGCTTCACGCCGGCGGTCGTGCCGGTGCTGGTACGTGAGGAGGCACTAGTTGGAACCGGCTTCTTCCCGGCAGGCCGCGACTCCGTTTACACCGTTGAGTCGGACGGCATGCACCTCGTCGGCACCGGCGAGGTCGGACTGACGGGTCTGCACATGAACCAGACGTTGCGTGAGGAAGACCTGCCGCTGAAGTACACGACCGTCAGCACCTGCTTCCGACGCGAGGCCGGCACCTACGGCAAAGACACGGCGGGTCTGTACCGCGTGCATCAGTTCGACAAGTGCGAGCAGGTCGTCGTCTGCCGGGCCGACGAGCAGGAGAGCCGCGAATGGCACGCGAAGATGCTCGGCTACAGCGAGGAAGTCCT